In a single window of the Heliangelus exortis chromosome 1, bHelExo1.hap1, whole genome shotgun sequence genome:
- the LOC139791716 gene encoding polyhomeotic-like protein 2, producing the protein MARQDVGLEGKIIFLLYLLVVLSCCTLLYHRVKLWCQRSSTVPLLSLEKNGFGGRSIRGVSKVSRYFQLVFLLCWAPGRSGVWGVWGGLLQLLQRARNTLGPAPGSPALSWSLQLHHRVAEVGRELRAHPLQPPAMPRDTSHPAQAAPSLIQPGPEHLQGGSSHSFSGQAVPESQHPPPEELLPQLQAEPLLLHFQTISPSPSTGHSSEKSLCSLPGGSLQGLGGSSKVPLESQHSQLLSLWLGHEECPSRMDTSHLEREPLDEKGRPRNVLLSSTHSLPPHHPLLHQHQTHLSLCPLRCHSPQHLSPGLPAQPGLWVAAPEFPSGGGGEGAPPAPLRPQLLLRGLPGDPSLGTLP; encoded by the exons ATGGCTAGGCAGGACGTGGGCCTGGAAGGGAAAATCATCTTCTTGTTGTACCTCCTGGTGGTCCTCAGCTGCTGCACG ctcctgtaCCACCGGGTGAAGCTCTGgtgccagaggagcagcaccGTGCCCCTcctgagcctggagaagaatgGATTTGGGGGCAGGAGCATCCGTGGTGTCAGCAAAGTCTCCCGCTACTTCCAGTTggtttttctgctctgctgggcaccAGGCAGGTCgggggtgtggggggtgtgggggggtctcctgcagctcctccagaggGCAAGAAACACCCTGGGTCCTGCTCCAGGCTCTCCAGCTCTGTCCTGGAGCCTTCAGCTTCATCACAGGGtggctgaggtgggaagggagctcagagctcatcccctCCAACCTCCTGCtatgcccagggacacctctcatccagcccaggctgctccaagcctcatccaacctggccctgaacacctccagggagggagcagccacagcttctctgggcaagctgttccagagtctcagcaccctcctcctgaagaactccttcctcagctccaggctgaacctcttctcctgcactttcaaaccatttccccttctcctagcactggacactcttctgaaaagtccctctgcagccttcctggaggttcccttcagggactggggggcagctctaaggtccccctggagtctcaacactcccagctcctcagcctctggTTGGGCCATGAGGAATGTCCCAGCAGGATGGACACATCCCACCTGGAGAGGGAACCTCTGGATGAAAAGGGGAGACCAAGGAATGTCCTTTTGTCTTCCACCCACAGccttcctcctcaccatcctcTCCTTCACCAGCATCAAACCCACCTCAGTCTTTGTCCTCTACGTTGTCACa GCCCTCAGCACCTCTCTCCAGGGCTTCCTGCACAGCCTGGTCTATGGGTGGCTGCGCCAGAATTTCCGTCGGGAGGCGGTGGGGAAGGGGCCCCCCCCGCCCCACTGCGCCCTCAACTCCTTCTTCGAGGACTCCCTGGGGACCCTTCCCTAGGGACCCTTCCCTAG